The genomic stretch GGTAGTCACTGCATTCACCAGAAACTTCATGTCGCCCCTGCTGCTATGACTAATCTCTAACTGAGCTTGTGTTCTTGCCTCCCGCTCTCCAAAATCAAAGTTCCTTTTGCATTTTTTGGCCAATCCTATTGGCCAAAGCTAGACCATGTACTTACACTCtaacagggaaaaagaaaagtgtgGTCCTCTTCAACTTTCATAAAAGGCCAAAAGAGTCCACACCCATATCCACCAACCCACATGAATGGGAGAGTTCTCACACATGAAGCTGTTTCTGTGCTGAATATCCTGGAATGGCCATCATATATCACTTGGGACATTTGAAACCATGATTTCAGGAAAGGCTTTTGTGACAAAGTCTGGTTGAAGAGTGAATGCATACTAAGGAATTCTTTACTTTGGCATAAACTATCCCCCGAAAGGGAGGACAAagtggaaagaagaaattaattagAATCCTGAAAGCCTGAGGACAGTTTGTATGCAAGGGAGAAGGTATTCACAGAGAGAAAGAAGTGATGCAGGTCTCATTTGCCACTGGGTTTGCAGCACTTAGAGTCGgaagagagcttcccaggtggcactagcggtaaagaatctgcctgccaaggcaggagatgcaagagacgcggattcagtccctgagtcggaaagatcctctggagtaggaaatggcaagccactccaatactcttgcctgggtgatcccatagacaaaggagcctggcaggctacagttcacgacatgactgagcaactaagcacacacacagaataggaagaatgaaggcaggaggaagaacaagaagagaaagaaaaaggaccaTAAGAAACAAAGATGCATAGACTTGTGAAGTCTGCTTGGGAGGAAAGAAGATGCAGTTGATGTTAAGCACATATTTGTTGGATTCCCATCAGCTGAATCTGTGAATTTCCTCAGCAGCCACACCTCAACACTGTCAAGTATGATCAATCTTTTGGTTGGGATTTTGAAGATCCTCCTGCCCTGACTCAGTacattttcaagttcttttttttttttccccttctcctattgattttttttaaataaataatatctgGCAGTTTATTAAAAAATTCTGAACAACAAACTATCTTACTCCTTTCATGAAGAAAAAACACTAAATTTGAAAAGACATTACCCACTGAATTTGGACACAACAACTCTACTCAATTAAGAGAAACATTTGTACAGTCCAGGTCTTTATTTTTACACCCATCAGGCCATGAATTCATAGGGGATGGGCTCCAACAGTTCGGGTTCCTTTCCATTGGTCCTCACAAAGTGTGCTTCTCTAGGTGGAGCAGGCTGGCGCTTCAGCTGAACCCAAGTCCCTTTCTCTttggcttccttctttttctgatcATTTTCCTTCACACGTTTCAGGAAGCTATCTCGGCTCTTAGAGTGCTTAATATGCTCAATACGCGCAttaattctcttggcaagaatcttGCCCTTAACTTGTTTGTTTACAATGATGCCAACGGCATGCTGGGTAACATTGTAGACTCTCCCAGTTTTGCCATGGTAACATTTGTGGGGCATTCCTTTTTGAACAGTACCCATTCCCTTGATATCTACAATATCACCTTTCCTGTAGATTCGCATGTATGTGGCCAAAGGAACAACTCCATGTTTTCTGAAAGGCCTGGAGAACATGTAGGGGGTGCCCCGCCTCTTTCCCTTTGTGTTGGTCATCTTGGCGAATCACTGGAAGATGGCGGTTCCGGCCGAAAAGATCTCCTATTGATTTTACAAGAAGTATCATGGCCTGATTCTCCAATAGTCCAGCTCACCCTGCAGTCCATGAACTGAGCATAACGAGTTCTGATTTGCTCTGACCTTATGCTGCTACTCTTTGAGTGGAGTCAGAAGATCTTGCCAGGTGCCATCCGTATAATCTTGGTTGAGCTTCTCCTAGTCTCCAGCTCTCATTTATTAAGTTTGGTGAGGTTTAAAGGTATTGAGGAAGAAAATCCAGCTAAGTGGTCTGGGAAGAGATTACACTCAAGACTTTGTGTGCAGCACGAAGGGGAAAGGCAGTCATTGGTCTCAGAAGCTCTGAACAAGATTCAAGTATGTGTTTCAAAATAATCAAGCCTAAAAGAGGGATACTTTTCTCCTAACTCATTTTCACCAAAATGGtcttatatctgactctttgtgaccccatggactgcagcacgccaggcttccctgtccatcatcaactcccagaggttgctcaaactcatgtccatcgagctggtgatg from Capra hircus breed San Clemente chromosome 10, ASM170441v1, whole genome shotgun sequence encodes the following:
- the LOC102177244 gene encoding 60S ribosomal protein L21-like codes for the protein MTNTKGKRRGTPYMFSRPFRKHGVVPLATYMRIYRKGDIVDIKGMGTVQKGMPHKCYHGKTGRVYNVTQHAVGIIVNKQVKGKILAKRINARIEHIKHSKSRDSFLKRVKENDQKKKEAKEKGTWVQLKRQPAPPREAHFVRTNGKEPELLEPIPYEFMA